The stretch of DNA acagagttttgctcttgttgcccaggctggagcgagcacattctctactcactgcaacatccacctcccggatttaagcgattctcctgcctcagcctcctaagtagctgggattacaggtgtgcaccaccacactcggctaatttttttttgtatttttagtagatactgggtttcaccatgttggctgggctggtcttgaacttctgacctcaggtgatccacttgcctcagcctcccaaagtgctgggattagaagcatgagccatcacacccagctaatttttagattatttaaCCAAAAATGTTAAAGGGGGATAAAAAAGACCCGTGGGCCTGGGCAGAAGAGGCAGGGGGCCTAGTCTAGAAGTCAACAGATGAgatctgcctctgcatgtactagctgtgtggccatgGCCAAGTCCCGTGCTATCTCTGAGCCTTGTAATGCTGctctctctgtaaaatgagtataatGGGAGGGCACGGAACCTCTTGGGCCGTGTTACGGACTCCATGTGTGTCCCCCAACCAAACCCATATGGTAAAGGTTGAAGCCCCAATGTGAtgttatttggagataggacctttaggaggtgattaggttatgagggtggagtcctcatgagggattagtgcccttataacaACAGACACACGGCCtgatacagtggctcacgcctgtaatcccagcactttgggaggccagggcgggcagatcacttgaggtcaggagttcaagaccagcctgaccaatatggtgaaactctgtctctagtaaaattacaaaaattagctgggtatggtggcacatgcctgtaatcccagctactcaggaggctgaggcatgagaatcatttgcatgggggaaatggaggttgcagtgagctgagatcacgccactgtactccagcctgggcaacagagtaaaactccgtctcaaaaaaaaaaaaaacaggccgggcacagtggctcatacttgtaatcccagcactttgggaggcagagggagtaCATATCATGGGgtcagaccaacctggccaacatggtgaaaccccgtctctactaaaaatacaaaaatagctgggcatggttgtgcgcacctgtaatcccaactactcgggaggctgaggcaggagaattgcttgaacctgggaggtgaaggttgtagtgagccaagtttacgccactgaacttcagcctggacgacagagcaagactctgtctcaaaaaaaaaaaaacaaaaaaaacaaaaaaccagacacAAGAGAGATGACGTCTTCCTGTCATGTGAAGAAACCAGGACGGGGGCCCTCATAAGCCCCTgcccatgctggcaccctgagcttgtacttcccagcctccagagctgtttGAAATAAGTGTCTGTGGTGTAAATCATTCACACCAGTGTCTGAGAGAGGCAGTGTGCTCCTTTCCTCTTGACAGGGCTTGAGATGAGGGCGCAAGGAaatgacagacagagagagagagaaagatcaaAGAAGGAGAAGCAAGGGGGTCACACAAACCCTGCCTCCCTCATCACGTCTTCCCTGCTGGAGAGCttcagggaggagggaagggccCTTTCTAGACCAAACAGGACCCCAGAGGGTCTCTGACGCAGGTCACAGGCTCACAGTGAGGGAATGAAGTGTGGAAATGCCTTCTTTTCCCTGTTAACTTCACATCCATTTCTTCCACCTGGGGAAAACTTGGAGACCCAcgggaaagaaacagaagtgagAAGAAGGGCCTCCCAGGGCACCACCTCCTGTGTAGGAGGGTCCACAGATATGTGTGTTGGACCTGCCAAtattgaaagaattttttaattagtTGCCAATATTTAATAGTGTGGAGATTTCACATGGAAGTGCAAATTTCCATCTTCTCTGGATAAATCAGAAGATCTGGTAGAAGGCGCCTGATGTCCCTCATGGAAATGGAGTGGAGTGCTGGCTGTCCCTGGAGGAGCCCACCTGAACCACCTCCTTTACATTCTGGGAAGGATCTTCCGGGCTTCCAGTCTTGTGCCCCAGAGGTGGCTGAGTGTAAGTGCTGCAGTCAGGCTGCTTAGcatcaaatcccagctctgtcatcaAAGCTGTGTGCTCCCTCACTTAGCTTCcccgtgcctcagtctcctcctaAAATGGAGACCAAAATCCCCACCTAACAGGGTTATGTGAAGACCAAATGACATCATGTGCATCCAGCACTCAGCATAGAACCTGGCACAAGGGAAGTGCTGGTAAAGCCAGCTGCCCAGAGGCCTACCTCTGAGGGGCTGTGGCCAGGAGACAGACAAATGTCCAGTAATCATCCCAGGGACCAGCAGGACACTCACCTCCACCAGCTTGTCACCCACGATCTCTGAGGTCTGGTGATAGTTGGGGAAATTCACCACCAGCTTCCCGCCCTCCATCTGCACGGTGGCCTGGAATAGAAGCACAACATTAAGCCTGGGTTGTTGCAGGTGATTGGTAGCTATCTGGGGCTGGTGGCACGGGGAGTAAGAAGAATTTaccaaggccaggcgcagtgccttacgcctataatcccagcactttgggagactgaggtgggcagatcacttgaggtcaggaagaccagcctggccaacgtggtgaaaccccgctattaaaaatacaaaaattagccagatgtggtggctcatgcctgtaatcccagttacttgggaggctgaggcacgagaattgcttgaacccgggaggcagaggctgcagtgagcagagattgtgccactgtgctccagcctgggcaacagagcaagactgtctcaaaaaaaaaaaagaatttaccaagacagttgtaggcaaaaaaaaaagtcagatttcttagagaaagtatgaaaatatgtTGCAAGGGTGCACTGGGCAGGTCAGCAAGAGAGGAGCTGACTGCaaggagacaaagtcttgctggaGAGTTTATAGACTGTTGCTTATGCAGTGTGCTGAAGAGGGTTTTGTGCAGTACTGACAAAGCAAAGGTTATAGTGAGATAACTTACATATTTCTATCAGTGGAGGTGACGATAGCTGGGCACAGGAAGATTGTGAGTTATTTGCACAGGACAGGTATGTGTtctggaccatgaagaaaggcagacttaTAGCTTATCTACTCTCCTTTTTTGCTTTCCCCTGCTGCCACCAGCCTGACTCCTTTTCTATAATTAGAACTCCACATGGGTCACCAGAGGCCTAATGATAGAGGCAAATAGCTGGGGTTCAAATCCCTGGTCCCAGCATGTTCTGGCTGCAGGGCCTTAGACCCATTACTTGGTaaccctgagtctcagtttcttcagttctttttttttttttttttgaggcggagcctCGCCCCgttccctgttgcccaggctggagtgcaatggtgtgatctcggctcactgcaacctccgcctcccgggttcaagtgattctcctgcctcagtctcccaagtagctgggattacaggtgcccgccaccatgccccgctaatttttgtaattttagtagagacagcatttcaccatattggccaggctggtctcgaactcctgacctcgtgatccacctgcctcggcctcccaaagtgccgggattacaggcctgagccaccgtgcccggccagtttctTCACttctaaaacaaaagcaaatgacTGCGTTTTTTCTTCTAGCATTCAATATGTGGTAGGCACTATGCCAGGTGCTTTCATGAACTGTCTTGTTTAATCTTCACCACAGCTCTTGGAGCCAGAGACTGTATGTAGTCTCCTTTTGCATACCAGAGATACCAGGCTCAGGGGAGTAAAATGACTTACCCAAGGCCCTACAATTGCTGGTGGGAAATCATGGTTTCAAACCCAGCCAAGGCTCACTCCAGGGCCCAGCCTCTTTATCTCTGTGCTACATAGAGAGGCAACATTAAAAAAGCActtatggccgggcacagtggctcacgcctgtaatcccagcactttcggaggtcaaggtgggcagatcacaaggtcaggagttcgagaccagcctggccaacatggtgaaacccccgtctcagctaaaagtacaaaaattagccagatgtggtggtgcatacctgtaatcctggctactcgggaggctgaggcaggggaatcgcttgaacccgggaggcagaggttgcagtgagctaagatcatgccaactgcactccagtctgggtgacagagtgaatctcaaaggaaaaaaaagcacgTATGCTCTCTAGTGCCTGGTGTGAAGGCCTGCCCCTGTTGTGTGACTAAGgcaaggtatttatttatttatttatttatttatttatttatttattttgagatggactctcactctgtcacccaggctggagtgcagtggtatgatctcagctcactgcaacttctgcctcctgggttcaagcgattcccctgcctcagcctcctgagtagcaggaattacaagtatgcaccaccatatccagctaatttttgtatttttggtagagacagggtttcaccatgttggccaggctaatctcaaaatcctggcctcaagccatccacccgcctcggcctcccagagtgctgagattacaggtaggagccactgtgtctggccagcaAGCTTTTTAATCCCATAATTTAGCCTTCCCCCTCAATCTAGGGAGAGTAATTGTAGCAATGTCATAGGATTAACTGCATTAAGATGAAAAATCTATTCAGCAAGAGTCTAGGTTATATTAAGTGTTCAGCAAGTGTTAgctatttttcttattgttttggtGCCCATTTTTGACCATTAAAAATCAGGAGCATTAAAGTGCCAAGTAACTCAAGCTCTTAATGCTGGAGGCCAAACTGGAGAAAGAAGCCTCAGCTTGGGAGCAGGGAGGCCGTGTTGGAGAAGGAGAAGTCGGGTGGAGGCCTGGGGAAGGACGGGGACAGCCAGTGGCCTCTCACCTTGAACTTCTTGCCCCCCATTGTCTGTATGTCGCTTTCCTTGCCAACAGTGAACTTGTTGGTCATGGTGTGTCCTCCGGAGTAGTGCTGGGACCAAGTGAAGTCCTGCCCATCCTGCTGCACCTCCGTGACGATCTTGAAGTTGCGGGCCTTTTCGATTACATCGCTGGAGAGCCCTGGACCCGGGGATAAGCAGAGTAGCCATATAAGAGCTGCTTTTAACCCTGTGGTTTGGGGAAAGAGCTTTCC from Macaca nemestrina isolate mMacNem1 chromosome 6, mMacNem.hap1, whole genome shotgun sequence encodes:
- the LOC105482337 gene encoding gastrotropin; the protein is MAFTGKFEMESEKNYDEFMKLLGLSSDVIEKARNFKIVTEVQQDGQDFTWSQHYSGGHTMTNKFTVGKESDIQTMGGKKFKATVQMEGGKLVVNFPNYHQTSEIVGDKLVEVSTIGGVTYERVSKRLA